One segment of Odocoileus virginianus isolate 20LAN1187 ecotype Illinois chromosome 32, Ovbor_1.2, whole genome shotgun sequence DNA contains the following:
- the CASP3 gene encoding caspase-3, whose product MENTENSVDSKSIKTSETKILHGSKSMDSGISLEERYKMDYPERGVCIIINNKNFQKDTGMECRSGTDVDAANIMETFMNLKYEVRIKNDLTCKEMLELMSNVSKEDHSRRSSFICVLLSHGEEGIIFGTNGPVSLKKLASFFRGDYCRSLTGKPKLFIIQACRGTELDCGIETDSGAEDDMACQKIPVEADFLYAYSTAPGYFSWRNSKYGSWFIQALCEMLKKHARDHELMHILTRVNRKVAIEYESFSTDSTFHAKKQIPCIVSMLTKDLYF is encoded by the exons atGGAGAACACTGAAAATTCAGTGGATTCAAAATCCATCAAAACTTCAGAGAC AAAGATCTTACATGGAAGCAAATCAATGGACTCTGGAATATCCTTGGAAGAGAGATACAAAATGGATTATCCTGAAAGGGGTGTAtgtataataattaataataagaaCTTCCAGAAAGATACTG GCATGGAATGTCGATCTGGTACAGACGTGGATGCAGCAAACATCATGGAAACCTTCATGAACTTGAAATATGAAGTCAGGATTAAAAATGATCTTACATGTAAAGAAATGTTGGAATTAATGAGCAACG TTTCTAAAGAAGACCATAGCAGAAGGAGCAGTTTTATTTGCGTACTTCTAAGCCATGGTGAAGAAGGAATCATTTTTGGAACAAATGGACCCGTCAGTTTGAAAAAATTAGCAAGTTTCTTCAGAGGGGACTATTGCAGAAGTCTAACTGGAAAGCCCAAACTTTTCATTATTCAG GCCTGCCGAGGCACAGAACTGGACTGTGGCATCGAGACAGACAGTGGTGCTGAGGATGACATGGCCTGTCAGAAAATCCCGGTTGAGGCAGACTTCTTGTACGCATATTCTACAGCACCTG GTTACTTTTCCTGGCGAAACTCAAAGTATGGATCCTGGTTCATCCAGGCTCTTTGTGAGATGCTGAAAAAGCACGCTCGCGACCACGAGCTCATGCACATTCTTACTCGGGTTAACCGAAAGGTAGCGATAGAATATGAGTCCTTCTCCACTGATTCtacttttcatgcaaagaaacagattcCGTGTATTGTGTCTATGCTCACAAAAGATCTGTATTTCTAA